In Dyadobacter sp. CECT 9275, the following proteins share a genomic window:
- a CDS encoding Hsp20/alpha crystallin family protein → MDSKLKIPQEMLMNIDFINTVNGGMSEPAIQLEKGEDGFEVVVKVPGIEVDDLQLEIVKGKQNSNHLKLFHLLPIFSQESLPGDEQWRSVRFINTFVIPDGVDTESITARYDDMSRQLLLHLPFGDEKGLFRRKVEIHRW, encoded by the coding sequence ATGGATAGCAAACTAAAAATACCGCAGGAAATGTTGATGAACATTGATTTCATCAACACAGTGAACGGTGGAATGAGTGAGCCTGCCATTCAGCTCGAAAAGGGAGAAGATGGTTTTGAGGTGGTTGTAAAAGTGCCAGGGATCGAGGTGGATGATCTGCAGCTGGAAATTGTAAAAGGAAAACAAAATTCCAACCATTTAAAACTATTTCATCTTTTACCAATATTTTCTCAGGAGTCGCTTCCCGGAGATGAGCAGTGGAGGTCAGTCCGCTTTATCAATACTTTTGTCATCCCGGACGGTGTGGATACGGAAAGTATTACGGCACGTTACGATGATATGAGCAGGCAGCTACTTCTCCACCTTCCCTTTGGGGATGAAAAGGGCCTCTTCCGCAGAAAAGTGGAAATACACCGCTGGTAG